In one window of Mobiluncus massiliensis DNA:
- a CDS encoding glutamyl-tRNA reductase, with product MPFQLYTVNHLTHSLAEVAQAASQAAEKESEWFETPGVHSLVLVSTCNRVEIYASADPRVRLVPTQDLPSETQQLTASHPPHAQNDTLAWNFIEGRAVAEHLYRVAAGLDSMVVGEAEVAGQVRRSFTRAQDLGEVHGLMVRMFEGALSTARKVASKTELTGLGRSVVSVGLDVVEASGRLPEWRQAQVLLVGTGAYAGSTVAQLRARGVRDIANISTSERVTAFAKNHGTRVIPAADLVPALQQADLVVTARGIGAPILRREQVRASLADPDSSLTILDLALHRDVEESVRDLPGVALWDLEDIRHRVPALAVSQVRRAHEIIEDGLSEYDAAVAARHMDPAIVQLRAIFQQAAAAEIDRLPAGEMISREAAEAAIHHVIAKLAHTPTVSAHMAAEAGLGSEWVDALATVWGLTPDILEAALNAEVR from the coding sequence ATGCCTTTTCAACTTTACACCGTCAATCACCTGACCCACAGCTTGGCTGAAGTGGCTCAGGCGGCATCTCAAGCTGCGGAAAAGGAATCGGAATGGTTCGAGACCCCGGGAGTGCATTCCCTGGTGCTGGTTTCGACCTGTAACCGCGTGGAAATCTATGCTTCGGCCGATCCGAGAGTACGCCTGGTTCCCACCCAAGATCTGCCCTCCGAAACGCAACAGCTTACGGCTTCCCACCCGCCTCATGCCCAGAACGATACGCTGGCCTGGAATTTTATTGAGGGTCGCGCGGTCGCCGAGCACCTGTATCGGGTTGCCGCGGGATTGGATTCTATGGTGGTGGGTGAGGCCGAGGTCGCGGGTCAGGTGCGCCGTTCCTTTACGCGCGCCCAAGACTTGGGGGAAGTTCACGGGTTGATGGTGCGCATGTTTGAAGGAGCGCTATCCACCGCCCGGAAGGTCGCCAGCAAGACTGAATTGACCGGACTAGGGCGTTCCGTTGTTTCCGTGGGTCTGGATGTGGTGGAGGCAAGCGGGCGGCTGCCCGAATGGCGACAGGCGCAAGTTCTCCTGGTCGGCACCGGCGCTTATGCCGGGAGTACGGTTGCCCAGCTGCGCGCCCGCGGGGTGCGCGACATCGCCAATATTTCGACTTCCGAGCGGGTCACTGCCTTTGCCAAGAATCACGGAACCCGTGTCATTCCCGCCGCTGACTTAGTGCCGGCGCTACAACAGGCTGATTTGGTTGTCACCGCGCGGGGAATCGGCGCCCCGATACTGCGCCGCGAACAGGTGCGCGCCAGCCTGGCCGACCCCGACAGTTCCTTGACCATTTTGGACCTGGCGCTGCATCGTGACGTGGAGGAAAGTGTGCGAGACCTACCGGGGGTCGCGTTGTGGGATTTGGAGGATATTCGTCACCGGGTTCCGGCTTTGGCCGTGTCCCAAGTGCGCCGGGCGCATGAAATTATTGAAGACGGTTTGAGCGAGTACGATGCGGCGGTGGCAGCACGTCACATGGATCCGGCTATCGTGCAGCTGCGCGCCATTTTCCAGCAAGCCGCCGCGGCCGAGATTGACAGACTTCCCGCTGGCGAGATGATTTCTCGCGAAGCCGCGGAGGCCGCGATTCATCACGTCATCGCCAAGCTGGCGCATACTCCCACTGTTTCTGCCCACATGGCGGCCGAGGCAGGCTTGGGCAGCGAGTGGGTTGATGCCCTGGCGACCGTGTGGGGACTGACTCCCGATATTCTCGAAGCCGCTTTGAACGCCGAAGTCAGGTAA
- a CDS encoding uroporphyrinogen decarboxylase family protein, whose amino-acid sequence MAAVSMGLDPLFSGSRMRAALNGIRPATTPVWFMRQAGRSLPEYRALREGKSMLAACTTPEIAAEITLQPVRRHHVDAAVFFSDIVVPLYLAGADIDIVPGRGPVLKQPLTSADEIEKLTELEVADWSVIEQAAAHVRRELPYEKVLLGFAGAPFTLASYLLEAGGSRRRECLETRAFIEAQPAAWTKLATWCAKLSGQFMKAQINGGAEAVQLFDSWAGALTAEEYRRFALSYSTLAFQGAPGATHVHFGVGTAHLIEAMGEIAEVVSISSDLSLDAAARRLPGKVLQGNLDPDLLVPAEQPAQTDATPSEAKPTETGDIMEQVWREAEQVLQAGLAAPAHIFNLGHGVRPDTDPGVLTELTARIHTWRAPATSPTENSQKPTKHTK is encoded by the coding sequence TTGGCTGCAGTTTCTATGGGTCTTGACCCACTATTCTCCGGTTCACGGATGCGTGCCGCGCTGAACGGAATCAGACCGGCTACCACCCCGGTGTGGTTCATGCGCCAAGCCGGGCGGTCCCTGCCGGAATACCGTGCCCTGCGCGAGGGAAAATCCATGCTCGCCGCCTGCACCACCCCGGAGATTGCCGCCGAGATTACCCTCCAGCCGGTGCGCCGCCACCACGTCGACGCGGCCGTGTTCTTTTCCGATATCGTGGTGCCGCTGTACCTGGCCGGCGCAGACATCGACATTGTGCCCGGCCGCGGACCGGTGCTGAAACAGCCTCTGACCAGCGCAGACGAGATAGAAAAACTGACCGAACTGGAAGTTGCGGACTGGTCGGTCATCGAGCAAGCCGCCGCCCATGTCCGCCGCGAACTGCCCTATGAAAAAGTCCTGCTGGGGTTCGCCGGAGCACCCTTTACCCTGGCGTCCTACCTGTTGGAAGCCGGTGGGTCGCGGCGGCGCGAATGCTTGGAAACCCGCGCTTTCATTGAGGCGCAACCCGCCGCCTGGACCAAGCTAGCGACCTGGTGCGCGAAACTGTCCGGCCAGTTCATGAAAGCCCAAATCAACGGCGGCGCCGAAGCGGTGCAACTGTTCGATTCCTGGGCGGGAGCCCTGACAGCAGAGGAATACCGCCGCTTCGCCCTGTCCTACTCGACGCTTGCCTTCCAAGGCGCGCCGGGAGCCACGCACGTTCACTTCGGGGTCGGCACCGCTCACCTCATCGAGGCGATGGGTGAAATCGCCGAGGTCGTTTCCATCAGCTCCGACCTGAGCTTGGACGCCGCCGCTCGGCGCCTGCCCGGGAAGGTCCTGCAGGGCAACCTCGACCCGGACCTGCTGGTTCCCGCGGAGCAACCGGCACAAACTGACGCCACCCCAAGCGAGGCGAAACCCACCGAGACGGGGGACATCATGGAGCAGGTCTGGCGCGAAGCCGAACAGGTCTTGCAGGCTGGACTGGCCGCTCCCGCCCACATTTTCAACCTGGGACACGGGGTGAGACCCGACACCGACCCCGGGGTGCTGACCGAACTGACCGCAAGGATTCACACTTGGCGAGCCCCGGCCACCTCCCCCACCGAAAACTCTCAAAAACCCACCAAACACACCAAGTAA
- a CDS encoding FAD-dependent oxidoreductase has product MADDGFDMIILGGGLGALAAGYAATKRGLRPLILEERGRPGGLVCSGVFGGATVDIGAESYATRTPEVTDLCRELGLNPVAPHSDSWVWDHGRNDAVRIPFGTLGIPADLDDPVFVEGLTHIAGPQALERARQDLTLPAEVGADAKSFGELVEARLGKAVLDAFVTPFAGGIHSTHPNGLDPDRVAPGLRAALARTGSLTKAVAATRKPNSIVVMMPEGGMFKLVDELVKRITDAGGRIDNHVRVMHVEAGIGADNPRWVVWCKHTISNTKYQGGPPEETGNAFGLATDRIVVALPGNSALKVLNSAAASMLRLKYHAERDHRDASLRFDAAALEEIGDLTTGFQLHKGTHVMNVTLAVNAPQLDNPPRGSGMLVGPPPCGPDEDPHVLQAKAITNYSAKWPGTMAGAAPHTHILRISYGREGDPDGFVYQITVERALADASRMLGVELTMDQVLDSRRIFWGDAMTHPNAEERAVLNQIAAAAQRVEGLDLEGALFAGTGITAVVARGLQFQ; this is encoded by the coding sequence ATGGCTGACGACGGCTTTGACATGATTATCCTCGGCGGCGGGCTCGGCGCGCTGGCCGCCGGATACGCGGCGACAAAACGCGGACTGCGCCCCCTCATCTTGGAGGAGCGCGGACGCCCCGGCGGCCTGGTCTGTTCGGGAGTTTTCGGGGGAGCCACCGTGGATATCGGTGCCGAATCCTACGCCACCCGCACCCCCGAAGTCACCGATTTGTGCCGGGAACTGGGCTTGAACCCGGTCGCCCCCCACAGCGACTCCTGGGTATGGGACCACGGCCGCAACGATGCCGTGCGCATCCCCTTTGGAACCCTGGGGATTCCCGCCGACCTTGACGACCCGGTGTTCGTGGAGGGACTGACCCACATCGCCGGGCCACAAGCCCTGGAGCGCGCCCGACAGGATTTGACGCTGCCCGCGGAAGTCGGCGCGGACGCGAAAAGTTTTGGAGAACTGGTAGAAGCCCGGTTGGGGAAAGCCGTGCTGGACGCGTTCGTGACCCCGTTTGCGGGAGGCATTCACTCCACGCACCCCAACGGACTGGATCCCGACCGGGTCGCACCGGGATTGCGCGCCGCCCTGGCGCGCACCGGGTCGCTGACCAAGGCGGTGGCCGCCACCCGCAAACCCAACTCAATCGTGGTGATGATGCCCGAAGGCGGTATGTTCAAGCTGGTAGACGAGCTGGTGAAACGCATTACCGACGCGGGGGGACGCATCGATAACCACGTGCGGGTCATGCACGTCGAAGCCGGTATCGGAGCGGATAACCCGCGCTGGGTCGTGTGGTGCAAACACACGATTTCCAACACCAAGTACCAGGGCGGACCCCCGGAAGAAACCGGTAATGCTTTCGGGTTGGCGACCGACCGGATTGTGGTGGCGCTGCCGGGCAACAGTGCGTTGAAGGTGCTGAACTCGGCCGCTGCCTCGATGCTGCGCCTGAAGTATCATGCCGAACGTGACCATCGGGACGCTTCCTTGCGGTTTGACGCGGCGGCCCTGGAAGAAATCGGCGATTTGACCACCGGATTCCAGCTGCATAAAGGCACTCACGTGATGAACGTGACCCTGGCGGTCAATGCGCCCCAGCTGGACAATCCGCCGCGCGGGTCGGGCATGTTGGTCGGGCCCCCGCCCTGCGGACCTGATGAGGATCCGCACGTGTTGCAGGCCAAAGCCATCACGAACTATTCCGCGAAATGGCCCGGGACGATGGCGGGAGCTGCCCCCCACACGCATATCCTGCGGATTTCCTACGGTCGAGAGGGCGACCCGGACGGTTTTGTCTACCAGATTACGGTGGAGCGGGCTTTGGCTGACGCGTCGCGGATGCTGGGAGTGGAACTGACCATGGATCAGGTCCTGGATTCGCGCCGCATCTTTTGGGGCGACGCCATGACCCACCCCAACGCTGAGGAACGCGCGGTGCTCA